Within Montipora foliosa isolate CH-2021 chromosome 3, ASM3666993v2, whole genome shotgun sequence, the genomic segment gaaattgtaatggttatatttgattggtaacaggacttcgtgtcgtccaattcggtctgtaatcacactcgtgattaaacaaatcggactctcGCTATGCGGGcgtccgattttgttataaTCACTCGCATGATTACAAActgaattggactccactcagtcctattacctttattaattaatagtaATATTACTGATCAAAAACGTGAGGTGAAATAAAGGAGGAAGGGAGTTGGTCAACGTGGCGAATACTGTGTTTGTGTACAAATTGAGATTACAAATCCCAAGAAATATTTCAACGAAAGCAGCAAAAGAATGATAGGACTAGTCCAAAAAGAGAACTTCCTGGATGATAGAAAACGTTCCGGCAaaaactatcctttttttttttaatttagacagttggcaaaaaaataataaaaatagatctgttggcaatattggattttgatgcTGCTACATAATAATTAGTTCACTAAAAGGTTTGTAAACCTTTTGAAATCAAATGACGCTCTTACAACATTGGGTAAGCTGTTCCAAAGTTTGGGAGCCTGATAACGCCAGGACTTAGTCCGAACTTAGTGGTGTTAACCTTTGGTAGTTGTTACAAGGTGTAGGGTGTTTCTCTTGATGATATTAACTCCATCACACTCTCCGGGTTCGTGTCATAATTTACAAGTTTATAGACTGTAAAAAGGATTTTATGTGATCTTTGTTccaataaagttttttttttccctaaagCCCTAAGGAGTTTTTGGTATGGAATACGTTTGTCCCTAAAAACGAATCGAAGAgccattttgtttactttttttttcaattttcattgtCAGCTGAAACCTTAATACTTTTCgactgtttgatttttatttcttttttctgtcgttttattgtttattagtaTATAGTCTCGTaccagtttttggttttatttggGAGACCTCGTTGGGCTATCTAAGTGTCTGTAATAGCACTCCTTGACGGAAAGTTCTATGTTCACAGTGAATTTGAGTTCCATCGGAGGGTAGTCTCAGTGTTAGCAGTTTTCCTGGGAGCCCTCAGCGGGCGGCCTCAATGCTAGTAAGCAGTTGTTTCCAGAGACCCCGGCGGGTGTTTCACAGAATGTTTGCAGTGAATTTGAGACCCGTCAGCGGGTCGTCTCAGTGTATGCATTTAAGTCCTGACTCATTTACGGATAGTCTCAGTGTTTGACGTTAATTTGAGAAGTCCTCGGCGGGTATTCCACTGAGTGTTTGCAGTGAATTTGAAAGCCCTCGGCGGGTTGTCTCAGTGTATGCGTTTCAGCCGTGAACCCACGGTGGTGGGTATTTTTTTCCAACGCTTGTTTGCGCCCGCGGTATTTCGTTCGTTTCGTCgtatatgtttgtttgtttgtttattaatttatttattgctattctcttctttgtttcgctttttgtttatttttctttcagatgttTTTAGCTCTGGAATCTGGTCCTCTCTTAGTAGCTGTCGGGATCCTTCTCTTCAGGAATTGGCGTACAAAATATCGTCAACAGTTCTGGTTTCTAAGGCGCCTGGAACTATCGATTCTTACAGGAGGGCTTTTGCTAGATGGAAGGAGTTTGCCGGTGCCAAAAGGGGAGATTGAGGCCTTTCCTGCGAAGACGGAACATGTAGCTTTGTATCTCCAGCATCTGTTAGATTCTACGCAGTCATATTCTGTTGTGGACTCGGCTATTTATGCCATTCAGTGGGCGCATAATTTGGCCGGTTTGCCCTCCCCCTTCGACGCTCCCATCATTCGCGATATTAGTAAAGCAGCCAAGAAGTTGAATGGGGCGCACGTGGTTAGCAGAAAGCAAGCTGTGACAGCTGACATGATTGGGACTTTAGTTAGTGCTTCTAATTTGTCCAACCTTCTTGACTTAAGGAACGTGTGTATTTTTGTACTTGCCTTTGCGGGATTTTTCAGGATCAATGAGGTTCTTCGTATTAAATATGGAGACGTTCGTTTTCAGAGCGGTTATGTAGCTATTGACGTCACTAGCAGTAACACGGATCAATTGAGGAAAGGAAGTGAGGTTGCAATAGCTAGTGTCTCGAGTATTGATACCTGTCCTGTTAACATTTTGAGGCGTTATTTAACTGAGGTAGAGCGTTACCCTATAGATTTTTAGGCCTCTTTCTAAGCGCAGGGCAGGTCATAAGCTTGTTTCTGTTAATAAGCCAATTAGTTACTCTAGCATTCGTGATTATTTTAAGCGTAGTTTCAAAGATATTGTAGTAGATGTTTCTCAGTCTGGGCTGGTGGTGCTTCGGCTGCGGCTATTGCAGGCGTGCAAGATAGGCTTTTTCAGCGCCACGGCAGGTGAAAAACCGTTTCTGCCAAAAATGGTTACGTAGAGGATAGCTTGGATTCTAGGTTGTCGGTTTCCAGAATGTTGGGTATTTGATTCCTTTGCTtacgttttgtttttccctttctttggctctattaggtcattttgttcagcagactgactgacgtgcccttaataaactatttttacattgaagtctcgtgttagtgtagtcagaatgtgtaatttctgacgttcgagtgacatgggaacgagttagtcagaaattgaatattctgacggcacggcgtAGAGGATCGAAGGTGGCTATGGGACAGTTTAGGACTACttaggagtttggcgggagtttttcatcattctacgtttgtcagtcgctgatactttaactttatgcttaacttttgaactgcgctgtctgcttatttttctttgtgtaTAGTGGAATACCCTTTCCTCAGGGTCTGGTGCCGTTGCATTGggtgaggaatacgtttccacatattttggGCCACGTCTAAGGGgtggtttttagtggtttttcgtatccggcacggTACTGTTGCTTACTTATTCCTACATTAATGCagtatattttgtctatttctacGGGCGGTGTTACCTGATGTCCAGTTTGTAACCAATTCAGGCAAAtggaggtcattttgttcagcagactgactgacgtgcccttaataaactattttcacattgaagtctcgtgttagtgtagtcagaataaacagttgacagttgaacactattctttagccaatgtacgctgcgaattattgacgtttgtgacagcctgtacgcatgaataaatatttgattgatctgcattaagcaggttttgactgtttttcaactggcgcgcggaagaaaatttagtggtgaacaataaagacaatagagtgtttatgtctcggaactatcggtctgatagttgccccttggaaatttgatgttcttaaaactagcatatttgccctccaagcttcgcttctcgggcaaatatttgttttaagaacatcaaatttccgcggggcaactatcagccgatagttcctcgacagaaacactctattgtttaaatagaaatTTCGAGCTCATGATCTAGTTGTTAATTGGACAGCAATGTTGATCCAAAAAgactagatagcagcaacaatatagatagtcgtataaacataacaactttctttaattttccagacttGTTTTGACGGTACATCCGGTACATTTATCTCTAGCCAAATAGTCGGCAGGTGGGCTGGAGAATGAGCGACAAAGCGACATTACAACCCCCCTTGGAAGGCCTCTTTCATAAGATCATTAATTCACCTCAAATGAGATTTGGTGAGACCTCAAAATACTGAGCTGCCCCCAGGTGGCTTGATTGATAGCTCCAGATGGTAGGGCAATGCAGGGCAATAACACTGACGTCATGCGTCAAGCTTGGAATTTTTTGCAGGCCTTCTTTTGCAGTTGCCCACAACTAAGGTGATCATTGTCGTTTAGTCatggaaagcctgaaaaattcaggcttgaaaCGGCATTTCAAGTCATGGCAACGCTTTGCATTCCTTAATCAGTGCTTAACTAACGCTTATTCCACGCCATCTTTAATTGTAACGTGCTTCTTTCCGTAGATTAGTTATATATGTCTTTCAGATATTACCATGATCAACACCAACAAAACATACAAATGAAGGGTCCAAAAGTCAACTGATCGAGTTTTATTACAACGTCAACTCCTAAGTTCTGTAGATTTTGCACGATTAATTCATAAGCTGGCACGGATCACTTTTTCGCAAATTACACAGATAAAGAGCAGCATAGACAGTTGTTGGGTACACTGCACTGAAGGCTTGACCTTACAAGTCAGCTTATTAGCGTCACCTTCAGGCAATTTAGTTCTAGTTAACTGGATGCACTGCTTGCATTAAAGATCTTAATACAAACTTTCTTATTTCTTCTTGTCGCCAGCAATAAATCAAGGGATTAAGAAGAGAATTTATCATCACGAAAGTGCGTGCCATTCCGTCCATTGACCCTAAAATCTCCTGGGAAAATCCAATTGCTAACATAACAGTGTACAAAATTCCGGGTACCAAAAAAATTCCAACAGCACTGACCACTATTACGGTTGTCTTGAATGCTTTATTCTCCTTAAGGAATGTTTCTACTTGTTCTTGCGTTAGCTGTTGAGCTTTAATCATCTTGTGGTGCCGACGAGTTTCAAAATAAAGGATTACGTTAGAAGTAGAAACGAAAACAACGCAAGCAAAAAAGATGTGAGAGGTAGAAATTAAATACAGGGCGCCGCTTCCGCGGTTCAACTGAATAGGCAGCCCAAAAGAACTGCTATACACCCAGCAAAACAAGACTCCCATCTTCATGTTTCGTGTTGTCATAACCGAAGGATACCAAAACGGATATTTGATTGCTATCATTTTCTCGCCGACAACCATCATGAGATGAAGAGCCGAGGAATAAGAAAGCACAATAATGCAAAGCCCGTGAATGAGATAGAAGACTTTTGCGTTGTCGCTACCAAGCAGGGAGGCTGTTTTCCACAGAATAAACGAAGGCTGCGAGGTCAGACCTGTCAACACATCTGTGACGGCTAAACAAGCCAACATGATGTTCCCGTTGTTCTGAAGTCTTCGCCTTTTTTTTATTGCGATTATCACCAACATGTTCAGTCCGATTGTGAATGGACAGGCGATAGTGTTAACGACGATGGTTATGGAAATAAAGACCAAGCTGAAAAGATCTTTTTCTTCGCCATTCATGGTGAGCCTTGCCAAGCTGGAAACAGAGAAGTTTGTCATGTTACGAAACTAAGAGATGGAAAACTGATTCTTTTTACTTGATAAATGTTGCTTAACTATTGCCTTTCTTTCCGCTTTTAAGAACCTCAAGAGAGCAAATGTTTCCTGAGTTGATTGTTCTCACAAATTGAAGATTGAATGAAACATCACAACAATAACTATTTGCGTCAATAGAGAAGGTCGGAGTCTTAAAACTCTTATGCTTGGGTAAATTGATTACTTTTGCAGTTAATTACGTAAAAGGCTAATGTTGGAAAAACAAAGCCAGGAAGCGTTGTTTCCGATGATGACGGGGTCAGTTTTTAGAGTTTAATAAACCTCCAGAAGAGAACTTTAAGGTCTTCCTTGTTTCCATTACCTCGAGAAATGTCGCTGAAAAACTATTAAATAACCCCCCTTCTGAGGGTAGAGGGCTAGGTACGATGGTACTAACGCCTTttcttgaaaattaaaaatgttgaTTAAAGGCAGCTGCAAAATAATGACAAAGCAGACTTTTGATGAATGGACTATATGCCAAGGGTAGTtatcaattgagtgtcgtaaaataaataccaaagtaattacttcgaccaatcacagcaggtgcaaaaaGCGCAATGAACCAACCCAAatttcgtagcaattccatatGACTTgatcaaagcgcgggaaaaatcgagAGTGCAAGAAGcgactggttttggttttccttctaaTTGGCTGATAAACCAGCGAGAGACTTTTAATCCATGCAATCACCAAGCATAGCAATTTCAGTCCCATACGCTACTTTCTACAGAGATTTGAAAACAGCTTTTAAGGAAGCCGTTAGTAATTTAagactaatttttttaaattgcagGTAACGTTCAACAAGGAGATTTCCCTTTCAATTCTAAGTGACTCAAACGGTGCCAACggtacggctacggctacggcaacagcgtaatactaatactaatactaatactaatactaatactaatactaatactaatactaatactaatactaatactaatactaatactaatactaatactaatactaatactaatactaatactaatactaatgctaatactaatactaatactaatactaatactaatactaaccattacaatttcctcaAATTTCGATTGGcgcattaactgctttatttttcactgatAATTGTGTAGGGTCATAATCGTACACCGTAATCGGACAGCTATAATCGGACATCTGTAGTCGGACAGATACATCTGCCAATCACATTAAGAGCTCTCAGCTTCATCcacgaatttgtaacattagacagtgacaAAGGAATGcgtttgttttctcggaaattgtaatggttatatATTTAATTGGTAACATTACTTcctgtcgtccaattcggtctgtaatcacactcgtgattaaacaaatcggactcccgctatGCGGGcgtccgattttgttataaTCACTCGCATGATTACAGActgaattggactccactcagtcctatcacctttattaattaatagtaATATTACTGATCAAAAACGTGAGGTGAAATAAAGGAGGAAGGGAGTTGGTCAACGTGGCGAATACTGTGTTTGTGTACAAGTTGAGATTGCAAACCCCAAGAAATATTTCAACGAAAGCAGCAAAAGAATGATAAGACTGGTCCAAAAAGAGAACTTCCTGGATGATAGAAAACGGTCCGGCAAAAACTATCCAATTCATTTTGAATTTAGACAGttggcaaaaaaataataaaaatagatCTGTTGGCAAAATTGGATTTTGATGCTGCTACATAATAATTAGTTCACTGAAAGGTTTCTAAACCTTTTGAAATCAAATGACGCTCTTACAACATTCGGTAAGCTGTTCCAAAGATTGGCCGCCTGATAACGCCAGGACTTAGTCCGAACTTAGTGGTGTTAACCTTTGGTAGTTGTTACAAGGTGTAGGGTGTTTCTCTTGATGATATTAACTCCATCAAACTCTCCGGGTTCGTGTCATAATTTACAAGTTTATAGACTGTAAAAGGATTTTATGTGATCTTTGCTctaataaagttttttttccctaaAGCCCTAAGGAGTTTTTGGTATGGAATACGTTTGTCTCTAAAAACGAATCGAAGAgccattttgtttacttttttccaaTTTGCATTGTCAGCTGAAACCTTAATACAGAAATATCAGGTCTGTGCGCAGGAGTTGAAATGAGGAACAATGAATAACGTATAAATATTTTTACTCGTCTTATATAATGAGGAAGTATATTTCTCCGGCATACCCTTCAAGACTGTAACCTCTTCAGACACTTCCCTACACATATTAGAAACATGTTTATCGAATTTCGACATATCGTCAACGGTGACCCCTAGCATTTCTAACTTATCGCTGTTTGGAATGATGGTATTTTCGCAGAAAAAGTAAACGCTCTTCAAAGAGAGCGATGATGATAAAGGGGACTAAACGTGTCTCCCAGACATGGCGTTGCTTCATACTTTCTCGCTATtcaaggtttctggctgttAATCAATAACCATGACGGTCCTCGTCGTCCTTGTCCATGCACCATCTTTATTGCAAATGATGATAGAAGAAAATAaagattcgtgattggctagcagcgcgGACGCGACTCGATttaggacacaactttgttggaagagcggcaagaCACTGCAGGATTTGTTGcacgaacatcttccaacattcCATGCTTTTTAACGTAAAAACCATATAGTTCGTTGAAAAGACGATGTATAGAAATTGGGCCATAATCCCAACGATTTTTGCCTCGGTGCAACCTTCAACAAATCGCTTGAAAAGCTAGTACCCAATTGCTAtgcatcttttcatttgtttttcttttgataattcAAGACATCAGGAAAGCCCGAGTTCACGCTGATATGCATCTATTCCTCTATATTTTAACACCCTCATATTATCAGTGAGGAATGGGTAAGTGATGCTCGaacttacctggacaatttaagcaattgtctcttaaatgtagacacctgaaaatatCAGGTGGCTTGGTCTATAACTCTCACTTTGACTATACATTTATGGTTTAGGATTTATATACCGCACATATCACGAAGTCCCATGGcggtttacaattctttctctAGGGTGAGAACGCACGTCAGCTTTTAAAGGCGCCTGTGCACCCATTTATCAGTCCATATTTGATcacacccacccacccacgcaaCACCTTGTTTCCGCTCCCATTTACGTCGTTGTGCATATTACAATTGATTGACAGTTCCTTCCTTtgagggggggaaggggggggggggggggaggtggggTCACTGTTGGTCTCTGTCCTTCAACCTGTCCGGCTTGGGTGACCCTACAAGGAGACACAATTCCCTTGAGACTCGCAAGGTCCTCCACCTCGTGAAGCTCGTGACCTCGGGAGAACGTTTgttgttattatgattatgattatgattattatcattataattattatatttgcCATGACATCTCCCCTTACTTGAAGGCAAGAATGCGTTTGGAAACAACTTGAAAGGGTAGCTCAGGACAGAGGAGACTGGAGAGTTATTATTGGTGGCCTATGCTCCTGGAGGAGTGAAGGGCAAAAATGATTGAAATTGATGCTATTGGAAGGAAATTTCTAGAGTGCCTTGGGAGATGAGGCAGCTTGCTCAATCAACATTTGTAATTCAACAACGAAGGCCTCATATACTGTTATTGGCACAGTATTGTATACTGACTTAGTCGTGTCCTTTATGTCATGAAGTGGTCGAAGTGCCTGACACCTGAGAATTTCTAAAGGTCCGTAAATTCCGTACTCCACAGCGAGGAAACTGGAGGCTAAAAAGCAAAAACCAGTTCCGAAAGTGATGTGATTGTATGTTATCAAAAGTGGGTCCGTGCTTGTCACTTTAGGGTTAGTCATGGTCACATAGTGAGTTCAAAAATAAACTGCGATTGAGGGTCTAAAATCTTGACCTACTTCCTTCCACAGTTCAAACACATGTCTGATATACATAGTCCCTTCTTTTTGTCATTATCTTCATCATAGAGGAAGACTTGTGAACAAGGGTCAAACGTGGATGATTGCGACGCATATTTTATCACCACTTGTCTTTCCATTTGCCTCAGTAGATAAAAGCCACTCACGTCAGTCCGATTGTGAACGACAAGGACGTGACGTGAATGGTGATGGTTAAGTGATAAAAAACATGCTGAAGACATCTTTCGCTTCGCCTATCATGGTAGCATTTGTCGAGTTCGAAACAATGAGGTTTGCCATGTTATGATACGAAGAAATGGggaactgattttttttatataatttctGAATAAATGTTGCCGGTGTCTGCTTGACTCCTAATTAAGACCAAATGTCGTATTTTTTTCGTATTGAAGATATAATGAACATCTGGAAGATGTCACACCAATAAAGATTGAGTCAATAAAAGAGTCTTaaaaaagtcatggaaaattGATTACTGAGTACAGTTACTTACGCGAAAGGCCAATGTTGGTAAAACAAAGCCAGGAAATTCTAATTTGAAATAGCTGTCAGCTTAATCGACCGGAAACTGAAATGTTGTTTCCGATTGTTCGACAAATCAGTGTTGCATAAGCGAGAGTGAATTGTCAGAAGCGCTAATTTGTCACAGTTaactgacgaagggctaacgcttgaaacgccAGTCGTTTAATCTTTCCACGTTGGCtgttcgacctttatcaactcgtttcataaaattatttattcGTCTCAAATGGGATACAGTGCGACCCAGGTTCCAACAACCTCGTTCACAGGGTGAGACTCAGGGAACGACGTTGCTTAGCTCCCAGATAATACAATAACACTGAGGCCATTTGTCAAGCTTGGGGTTAATTACAGGCCTTCTTTCGCAcgtgaagaaattaaaaaaatatatattcaatatgatttaaatatggtctcttttacgagagagaaaaaaacctgggccacgcccagattggtgtCCTTTTGGGGTTTAATTCCAAATTTAATATATTTCAAAGTTCTTCCTCACCATCCGGGCtgaggaaagcctgaaaaattcaggcttgaaaCGGGATTTCAAGGACGTCGTAGTTTAAGTATGTTAAGTTTTTGAAGAATGTTTATTTGTCAATCAATTAATCTCTTTCTTAAACGTTATTTATACACATACCTACAATTACACAAACGAGTACTTCGATCATATGAGCcaaaaacaacaacgacaacaacaacaacaacaacaacaaatagcCGGTTAACACTGCATAGAACAATCAACAATTACTCCGTCAAAATTTTCATTAGCTTTTcccatttcattttcttctccCTCGCGATGTGGAGCTCATTGCTATGAACACGTCTTGGCCTGGAAATAAAACCGCTAAGCCAAGGAAGACTTAAATTGCATTTTCTTGAATAAAGATAATATTTCCCTATCAAGAGAATGTGATTAATCAGTCTTGAGATGGGATTTCAAGGGTGTCGTAGTTTAAGTATACTTGTCTTTTTTTGGGTGTTTACACTAAGCGTCTTATTATCAAGACGGATTTATtacaaaatcacaaaaatgacaAGCTCCCAATTGGTGGAGAACGGCACCGGTATAGTTAATGGCGTTCCAGTCTGGGCAACGCCTTGCTTTCCTCACTCGGCGCTTAACTAACGCTTATAAACACGATGATCTCTAATTGCAACTTGCttcttttcatttaatttggttTCGGTCACCATACGAACGTACGACCGTCCACCCCTCTATATATGCCAATACCACCAGTATCACACGACCATATTGCGGGTTCAAGTTTAGATAATACTTGTCTCCAACTAGTTTACAGCGtgccaaaaaaaattttgataTTGAACATCCGTGTTATGGTCAATCGAcacctatcaaaacaaggtatccgctgaccaataTCAAGTTTTGAGCTCATCGAAGACAGCTGTTGTTTTCGAAGTCGTTCGCAGACAAGGTACTgagtttcgattggatcgcaggctcaagcgaGGTTAActgattgtaaaaaaaaaaataatctgggagctccgcttttaggcttggctaaatctatatattattcgTTATCCAGTCCCTTTAAGTCTTGCGTTTATCTAGCTTAGTGCAAGTGTTGCATTGAGGTGGGAAACTGGAActcaaatgaaatcaagtgtTGATGGGATGGGTAATCCGAAAAAACTCAACTCACAGACGACGTTGAGTCCAAGGTACGCCAGGGCGGCTTCCAgcgtatgggaatcccgataaaagaattctcaattaaaaagcgttaccttattgccattgtgggtcgcttccttcctgtgaggttttttttccagattcaaagcgatttgagccatttttcaattcctcggttgtcaacggtatgCAAACTCCATTCTGGGGAGCCCACTAATTTGaatcaaatattcctggataaactATTCCCTCGGTTACAATTCCACGGAATCAATTGACAAaagtttaaactttcatttcaacacCCATGAAGTTAATAGAACATCACATCAAATGTTTTTTAGCACCCAGCGGAAAACCTCccaaagaaagacaaagaatCAAAACACTGAATGAACCTACACGTGAGGTCTAGTCCATGTAACAATATCAGTATTCTGAATTGAACTTAATTCAGTAAAAAGACGTTatgggatttttttttccttctgcaAATGTCTCCAGATCTCTCCAGATGTCCCAGTAATttgatgcacgcggatttcaataaacGTCACGAAATGTCCCCTTGCTTGAACATCACTCGTGACTCGGAAGACAGGCAATTGACGTCACAAAATGTCCTCCAAATGCTGCTACTCAAGAAAGGATAAAGCGCTTTGTTAtatcgctggttttttccaaCGGCAGCGCGCggtctcattggttacttcgagatCACATGACAGCTAACAATAAACCTGTTTCCcgtcaaaagtctctgagcgggcaacagtgcaaaatctatgacgccagagggtaacagtgcactgttactcGTGAATGTTGACCacccgttgttgttgccgttgcACGTTATTCTTTTTGTGCtttataaaaaaatcacttaatgactggt encodes:
- the LOC137994533 gene encoding adenosine receptor A2a-like, producing MNGEEKDLFSLVFISITIVVNTIACPFTIGLNMLVIIAIKKRRRLQNNGNIMLACLAVTDVLTGLTSQPSFILWKTASLLGSDNAKVFYLIHGLCIIVLSYSSALHLMMVVGEKMIAIKYPFWYPSVMTTRNMKMGVLFCWVYSSSFGLPIQLNRGSGALYLISTSHIFFACVVFVSTSNVILYFETRRHHKMIKAQQLTQEQVETFLKENKAFKTTVIVVSAVGIFLVPGILYTVMLAIGFSQEILGSMDGMARTFVMINSLLNPLIYCWRQEEIRKFVLRSLMQAVHPVN